In the Scyliorhinus torazame isolate Kashiwa2021f chromosome 4, sScyTor2.1, whole genome shotgun sequence genome, one interval contains:
- the LOC140410139 gene encoding serine protease FAM111A-like, producing the protein MPFKQRRNSRTPLKPLGKESMDRYMKKVDSENISPTPALGKKPRTERREPLSVRIGSNCSRIMQAAPAGQVTKHSEEDSVKEFTFNFQKCCTQHVARGKLDDNLYSVLMSSEAFKEEQGKNEGKIFDFIGKKEVEGSVNLGMPCKYLPDNAHFEVIFSRENNELYYRADSSSSTKCVTFYIRSTGKSAGNYGTAPKPIIRSESLRRSGHDLCVYAFAGETIREAVCKDGRFLPKLEKLQWNLMEGQKSWQSTHTVNKLYNKHFELKLSSKIFKAGNKADNTSPKEKQAEENVPGEGNDLLRELVEQVDQSLGKRKGTKKGIGKNWDLLKVEFGKVTSDGVLITVHEMLVRLSGAVGFIKWDNNGIKGAASCFHLGGGRILTCYHVVKMIVGDGAPENEWEAIIAKSTQVTFTYKEDNPTGGWYEVKPWFKVYSSDLDYAVLRLRDDQRSQLPPAVSPTVNPPPSNGVVYIIGHPDGARKSTDTCIVISHGQRNVGYYVQVFTKYSFQEIKSPDRITYNTCFFHGASGSPVFDSIGQLVGMHAGGYMYKIGSKMNSVIEFGLAIASIAAHMDKHHREFDRSFFFTSQKETQDKQNVPANDQQGVPMDTE; encoded by the coding sequence GCTCAAATTGTTCAAGGATAATGCAAGCTGCTCCGGCAGGCCAGGTTACAAAGCACAGTGAAGAGGACAGCGTGAAAGAGTTCACATTCAACTTCCAAAAGTGCTGCACCCAGCACGTAGCAAGAGGGAAGCTGGATGATAATTTATATTCTGTTCTGATGTCTTCTGAGGCATTCAAGGAAGAGCAAGGGAAAAATGAGGGGAAGATTTTCGATTTCATTGGGAAAAAAGAAGTTGAAGGTTCTGTTAATCTCGGAATGCCATGCAAATATCTTCCTGATAACGCGCATTTTGAAGTGATATTCTCTCGAGAAAACAATGAGTTGTACTATCGAGCTGACAGTTCATCAAGCACAAAGTGTGTTACATTCTATATCAGGAGCACTGGAAAATCAGCTGGCAACTATGGCACAGCACCGAAACCTATCATCAGGAGCGAGTCTCTGAGAAGAAGTGGACATGATCTGTGTGTTTACGCCTTTGCAGGCGAGACCATCCGGGAGGCTGTGTGTAAGGATGGGAGGTTCCTGCCTAAACTTGAGAAGCTTCAATGGAACCTGATGGAAGGGCAGAAATCTTGGCAGTCCACCCACACCGTGAATAAGCTCTACAATAAACACTTTGAACTTAAACTGAGCAGCAAAATATTCAAAGCAGGAAATAAGGCAGACAATACCAGTCCCAAGGAGAAACAGGCAGAGGAAAATGTGCCAGGAGAAGGGAACGATCTGCTCCGTGAGCTGGTCGAGCAGGTTGACCAAAGTTTGGGAAAACGTAAAGGCACGAAGAAAGGCATTGGAAAGAATTGGGACCTGCTCAAGGTAGAGTTTGGGAAGGTCACAAGTGATGGAGTTCTCATTACAGTCCATGAGATGCTGGTGCGattgagtggggcagttggattcatCAAATGGGATAACAACGGGATTAAAGGGGCTGCCTCTTGCTTCCACCTCGGTGGCGGCCGCATTCTGACATGTTATCACGTCGTGAAGATGATCGTTGGAGATGGGGCGCCTGAGAATGAGTGGGAGGCCATAATAGCGAAATCTACTCAGGTGACCTTCACCTACAAAGAGGACAATCCTACTGGTGGCTGGTATGAAGTTAAGCCATGGTTCAAAGTGTACAGCTCAGATCTTGACTATGCAGTGCTGAGACTAAGAGATGATCAGAGATCACAACTTCCACCAGCTGTGTCACCCACTGTAAACCCCCCACCCAGTAATGGAGTGGTCTACATTATAGGTCACCCTGATGGAGCTCGCAAATCCACCGACACTTGCATTGTCATCTCTCATGGTCAGAGAAACGTTGGATACTATGTGCAGGTTTTCACTAAGTACTCTTTCCAGGAAATCAAAAGTCCTGACAGGATTACCTACAACACCTGTTTCTTCCATGGTGCCTCTGGTTCTCCAGTGTTCGATTCCATTGGCCAACTTGTGGGAATGCACGCTGGAGGATATATGTATAAAATCGGCTCGAAGATGAACAGTGTGATTGAATTTGGTCTGGCCATTGCATCCATTGCAGCCCACATGGACAAACATCATCGAGAATTTGACAGGTCATTTTTCTTCACGAGTCAGAAGGAAACCCAGGACAAGCAGAACGTCCCAGCCAACGACCAGCAGGGGGTTCCAATGGATACTGAGTAA